A part of Cotesia glomerata isolate CgM1 linkage group LG4, MPM_Cglom_v2.3, whole genome shotgun sequence genomic DNA contains:
- the LOC123263794 gene encoding carbonic anhydrase 7-like isoform X1, with amino-acid sequence MYHFIFIISTILSFPNQSFGSFGYSKRQQHNWPRQFIDCGGKLQSPIELSPSKAIILPLPSLELFGYHNYLPRLSVINNGHSVSLNVEKNSLNTSRKLPFIFGSVLDDNQEFEFSGLHFHWGLKNSRGSEHVVNGIRYPMEMHIIHRNKLYTDIEEAQGHKNGLVVLGIFFQLQDDDNANLNPILKNLQALKWIDSQLKLNVSLTLKSLLPDIDTYYSYKGSLTTPPCSEAVTWIIFTNPLAISFRQLNKFRSLSNGEATLGDNYRNIQDLGKRKIYLRKLTDDFASNYESLNINISSLEWFWD; translated from the exons atgtatcattttatttttattatttcaactaTTCTTTCTTTTCCAa ATCAATCTTTTGGATCTTTTGGATATTCCAAACGTC AACAGCATAACTGGCCAAGGCAATTTATAGATTGTGGAGGAAAATTGCAATCTCCGATTGAATTGTCGCCTTCCAAGGCAATTATATTACCTTTGCCGTCATTGGAATTATTTGgatatcataattatttgcCACGATTGTCGGTTATTAATAATGGTCACTCTg tgtctttaaatgttgaaaaaaatagtttaaatacgTCTAGAAAATTACCTTTTATTTTTGGTTCGGTGCTGGATGATAATCAAGAATTTGAATTCAGTGGATTACATTTTCATTGGGgattaaaaaatagtcgaGGATCTGAACATGTTGTCAATGGTATcag ATATCCGATGGAAATGCACATAATCCACAGAAACAAATTATATACCGATATTGAAGAAGCGCAGGGTCATAAGAATGGTTTAGTAGTTCTCggaatttttttccaa ttgcAGGACGATGATAATGCCAACTTGAATCCAATACTAAAAAATCTCCAAGCATTGAAATGGATCGACAGTCAATTAAAACTGAATGTATCACTAacattaaaatcattattaccCGACATTGACACATATTATTCATACAAAGGCTCCCTTACGACTCCACCGTGTAGTGAAGCTGTAACCTGGATAATTTTCACGAACCCCCTCGCTATTTCTTTCAGACAGTTGAACAAGTTTCGTTCGCTGTCCAACGGCGAAGCTACCCTCGGTGATAATTACCGGAACATCCAAGATTTAGGTAAACGAAAAATTTACCTAAGAAAATTAACTGACGACTTTGCTAGTAATTAtgaatcattaaatattaatattagtaGCTTAGAATGGTTttgggattaa
- the LOC123263794 gene encoding carbonic anhydrase 7-like isoform X2, which yields MYHFIFIISTILSFPNQSFGSFGYSKRQQHNWPRQFIDCGGKLQSPIELSPSKAIILPLPSLELFGYHNYLPRLSVINNGHSVSLNVEKNSLNTSRKLPFIFGSVLDDNQEFEFSGLHFHWGLKNSRGSEHVVNGIRYPMEMHIIHRNKLYTDIEEAQGHKNGLVVLGIFFQDDDNANLNPILKNLQALKWIDSQLKLNVSLTLKSLLPDIDTYYSYKGSLTTPPCSEAVTWIIFTNPLAISFRQLNKFRSLSNGEATLGDNYRNIQDLGKRKIYLRKLTDDFASNYESLNINISSLEWFWD from the exons atgtatcattttatttttattatttcaactaTTCTTTCTTTTCCAa ATCAATCTTTTGGATCTTTTGGATATTCCAAACGTC AACAGCATAACTGGCCAAGGCAATTTATAGATTGTGGAGGAAAATTGCAATCTCCGATTGAATTGTCGCCTTCCAAGGCAATTATATTACCTTTGCCGTCATTGGAATTATTTGgatatcataattatttgcCACGATTGTCGGTTATTAATAATGGTCACTCTg tgtctttaaatgttgaaaaaaatagtttaaatacgTCTAGAAAATTACCTTTTATTTTTGGTTCGGTGCTGGATGATAATCAAGAATTTGAATTCAGTGGATTACATTTTCATTGGGgattaaaaaatagtcgaGGATCTGAACATGTTGTCAATGGTATcag ATATCCGATGGAAATGCACATAATCCACAGAAACAAATTATATACCGATATTGAAGAAGCGCAGGGTCATAAGAATGGTTTAGTAGTTCTCggaatttttttccaa GACGATGATAATGCCAACTTGAATCCAATACTAAAAAATCTCCAAGCATTGAAATGGATCGACAGTCAATTAAAACTGAATGTATCACTAacattaaaatcattattaccCGACATTGACACATATTATTCATACAAAGGCTCCCTTACGACTCCACCGTGTAGTGAAGCTGTAACCTGGATAATTTTCACGAACCCCCTCGCTATTTCTTTCAGACAGTTGAACAAGTTTCGTTCGCTGTCCAACGGCGAAGCTACCCTCGGTGATAATTACCGGAACATCCAAGATTTAGGTAAACGAAAAATTTACCTAAGAAAATTAACTGACGACTTTGCTAGTAATTAtgaatcattaaatattaatattagtaGCTTAGAATGGTTttgggattaa
- the LOC123263336 gene encoding SET and MYND domain-containing protein 4-like isoform X1, which produces MRIAVMGDHLVQKIISMMNNKPKEETNWEKLFEENLQQMIDNRRIPVKYESKDEEIAIKKINVGNKMISIAPLNEVIKIYNEAIAYALPGSEVLARVFANRSAVLTNGAMYEDSLKDIERTLKIGYPDNLKAKLYARKAKNLLALNQKMCPEVEEAIAQANMWIEKMDDSNKKKVLSSLDQLQTQSLKKPVKKWDDILFMPKITSENPKILRASHAIDIQQSEKFGRQIVATKDIKAGEAVMIHKAYSTTLLTEHWHTFCWNCVKFTFSCVPCNQCTNFVYCNENCRDEAWKDHHDIECQVIHSLVAYDKINIEMNLVSLRLLIRALKEYGNVEALYKKVQDLEQIEDTIDKSLTEGIFDDSKYASIYALLRKDINSMESELFTRKSIETLYMLAATTEIFGKKINKMSELKNMKYAIFIAKLLIQHIAIARTNSIKMMPNDNKGNVIRSCGVLLSLLSLFNHSCDCNAYQYASGNISAVVTLQPIKKGEQICISYGMYYRDAPTEVRRQSLKLKHDFWCECMPCNKNWNPNYKQPSCMMQNGARKNMHKLLQMIQKYDKFPPIVKSYQISTRDKSPTDILRTITEITDLLNSYGKYVNYPCAEIEHAKNLLLNILHWVGGY; this is translated from the exons ATGAG aattgcgGTTATGGGAGATCACttggttcaaaaaattatatcaatgatgaataataaacCAAAAGAAGAGACTAACTGGGAGAagttatttgaagaaaatctTCAGCAAATGATTGATAATAGGAGGATTCCTGTAAAATATGAATCAAAAGATGAAGAAATTgcaatcaagaaaataaatgttggaaataaaatgatttcgaTTGCACCACTGAACGAagtgatcaaaatttataatgaagcAATAGCCTATGCACTACCTGGCTCAGAAGTATTAGCTCGTGTATTTGCTAATAGATCAGCAGTTTTAACAAACGGTGCAATGTATGAAGATTCATTGAAAGATATTGAGAGAACGTTAAAAATTGGGTATCCAGATAATTTGAAGGCTAAGTTATACGCACGGAaagccaaaaatttattggctttgaaccaaaaaatgtGCCCTGAAGTTGAAGAAGCGATAGCTCAAGCTAACATGTGGATTGAAAAAATGGatgatagtaataaaaaaaaagttttaagcagTCTAGATCAACTACAGACACAATCGCTCAAGAAACCGGTAAAAAAATGGGATGACATCTTATTCATGCCTAAAATTACTAgtgaaaatccaaaaattttaagagcGTCCCACGCTATCGACATACAGcaatctgaaaaatttggcCGTCAAATTGTGGCCACGAAAGATATTAAAGCGGGAGAAGCTGTTATGATACACAAAGCTTATTCAACAACACTATTGACAGAACATTGGCACACCTTTTGCTGGAACTGCGTTAAGTTTACCTTTAGTTGTGTTCCATGCAACCAATGCACAAACTTCGTCTACTGCAATGAAAACTGTCGTGATGAAGCTTGGAAAGACCACCATGACATCGAATGCCAAGTTATACATAGTCTTGTGgcttatgataaaataaacataGAAATGAACCTTGTAAGTCTGCGACTATTGATAAGAGCTCTTAAAGAGTATGGAAATGTAGAAGCTTTATATAAAAAAGTCCAAGATCTTGAACAGATAGAAG acaCAATTGATAAAAGCCTAACTGAAGGAATATTTGATGATAGCAAGTATGCTAGTATATACGCATTGTTACgaaaagatataaactcaatGGAATCAGAACTTTTTACCAGAAAATCTATTGAAACACTCTATATGTTAGCGGCGACAACGGAAatatttggtaaaaaaattaataagatgaGCGAGTtaaaaaacatgaaatatGCTATTTTTATTGCCAAATTACTTATTCAACATATAGCAATCGCTCGCACTAATTCTATTAag ATGATGCCAAATGACAACAAAGGTAATGTGATAAGATCCTGCGGAGTTTTATTGTCACTTTTAAGTTTGTTCAATCATAGTTGTGATTGCAATGCTTATCAATATGCTTCTGGAAATATCAGTGCTGTTGTTACTCTTCAACCAATAAAAAAGGGGGAGCAAATATGCATTAGTTATGGAATGTATTACCGTGACGCGCCAACTGAAGTTAGGCGACAATCCCTGAAGTTAAAACATGACTTCTGGTGTGAATGCATGccttgtaataaaaattggaATCCGAATTATAAGCAACCGTCTTgtatg ATGCAAAATGGAGCCCGTAAAAATATGCATAAACTACTTCAGATGATACAGAAGTATGACAAGTTTCCACCGATCGTAAAATCTTATCAGATATCTACAAGGGACAAATCTCCAACTGATATTTTGAGAACAATTACTGAAATTACAGATTTACTCAATAGTTACGGTAAATACGTCAATTATCCATGTGCTGAAATCGAACACGCAAAGAATTTATTGCTGAATATTTTGCATTGGGTCGGTGGGTATTAA
- the LOC123263336 gene encoding SET and MYND domain-containing protein 4-like isoform X2 encodes MGDHLVQKIISMMNNKPKEETNWEKLFEENLQQMIDNRRIPVKYESKDEEIAIKKINVGNKMISIAPLNEVIKIYNEAIAYALPGSEVLARVFANRSAVLTNGAMYEDSLKDIERTLKIGYPDNLKAKLYARKAKNLLALNQKMCPEVEEAIAQANMWIEKMDDSNKKKVLSSLDQLQTQSLKKPVKKWDDILFMPKITSENPKILRASHAIDIQQSEKFGRQIVATKDIKAGEAVMIHKAYSTTLLTEHWHTFCWNCVKFTFSCVPCNQCTNFVYCNENCRDEAWKDHHDIECQVIHSLVAYDKINIEMNLVSLRLLIRALKEYGNVEALYKKVQDLEQIEDTIDKSLTEGIFDDSKYASIYALLRKDINSMESELFTRKSIETLYMLAATTEIFGKKINKMSELKNMKYAIFIAKLLIQHIAIARTNSIKMMPNDNKGNVIRSCGVLLSLLSLFNHSCDCNAYQYASGNISAVVTLQPIKKGEQICISYGMYYRDAPTEVRRQSLKLKHDFWCECMPCNKNWNPNYKQPSCMMQNGARKNMHKLLQMIQKYDKFPPIVKSYQISTRDKSPTDILRTITEITDLLNSYGKYVNYPCAEIEHAKNLLLNILHWVGGY; translated from the exons ATGGGAGATCACttggttcaaaaaattatatcaatgatgaataataaacCAAAAGAAGAGACTAACTGGGAGAagttatttgaagaaaatctTCAGCAAATGATTGATAATAGGAGGATTCCTGTAAAATATGAATCAAAAGATGAAGAAATTgcaatcaagaaaataaatgttggaaataaaatgatttcgaTTGCACCACTGAACGAagtgatcaaaatttataatgaagcAATAGCCTATGCACTACCTGGCTCAGAAGTATTAGCTCGTGTATTTGCTAATAGATCAGCAGTTTTAACAAACGGTGCAATGTATGAAGATTCATTGAAAGATATTGAGAGAACGTTAAAAATTGGGTATCCAGATAATTTGAAGGCTAAGTTATACGCACGGAaagccaaaaatttattggctttgaaccaaaaaatgtGCCCTGAAGTTGAAGAAGCGATAGCTCAAGCTAACATGTGGATTGAAAAAATGGatgatagtaataaaaaaaaagttttaagcagTCTAGATCAACTACAGACACAATCGCTCAAGAAACCGGTAAAAAAATGGGATGACATCTTATTCATGCCTAAAATTACTAgtgaaaatccaaaaattttaagagcGTCCCACGCTATCGACATACAGcaatctgaaaaatttggcCGTCAAATTGTGGCCACGAAAGATATTAAAGCGGGAGAAGCTGTTATGATACACAAAGCTTATTCAACAACACTATTGACAGAACATTGGCACACCTTTTGCTGGAACTGCGTTAAGTTTACCTTTAGTTGTGTTCCATGCAACCAATGCACAAACTTCGTCTACTGCAATGAAAACTGTCGTGATGAAGCTTGGAAAGACCACCATGACATCGAATGCCAAGTTATACATAGTCTTGTGgcttatgataaaataaacataGAAATGAACCTTGTAAGTCTGCGACTATTGATAAGAGCTCTTAAAGAGTATGGAAATGTAGAAGCTTTATATAAAAAAGTCCAAGATCTTGAACAGATAGAAG acaCAATTGATAAAAGCCTAACTGAAGGAATATTTGATGATAGCAAGTATGCTAGTATATACGCATTGTTACgaaaagatataaactcaatGGAATCAGAACTTTTTACCAGAAAATCTATTGAAACACTCTATATGTTAGCGGCGACAACGGAAatatttggtaaaaaaattaataagatgaGCGAGTtaaaaaacatgaaatatGCTATTTTTATTGCCAAATTACTTATTCAACATATAGCAATCGCTCGCACTAATTCTATTAag ATGATGCCAAATGACAACAAAGGTAATGTGATAAGATCCTGCGGAGTTTTATTGTCACTTTTAAGTTTGTTCAATCATAGTTGTGATTGCAATGCTTATCAATATGCTTCTGGAAATATCAGTGCTGTTGTTACTCTTCAACCAATAAAAAAGGGGGAGCAAATATGCATTAGTTATGGAATGTATTACCGTGACGCGCCAACTGAAGTTAGGCGACAATCCCTGAAGTTAAAACATGACTTCTGGTGTGAATGCATGccttgtaataaaaattggaATCCGAATTATAAGCAACCGTCTTgtatg ATGCAAAATGGAGCCCGTAAAAATATGCATAAACTACTTCAGATGATACAGAAGTATGACAAGTTTCCACCGATCGTAAAATCTTATCAGATATCTACAAGGGACAAATCTCCAACTGATATTTTGAGAACAATTACTGAAATTACAGATTTACTCAATAGTTACGGTAAATACGTCAATTATCCATGTGCTGAAATCGAACACGCAAAGAATTTATTGCTGAATATTTTGCATTGGGTCGGTGGGTATTAA